Proteins from a single region of Bacteroidota bacterium:
- a CDS encoding sulfatase-like hydrolase/transferase, translated as MNNIHTQGFKLFFFLLIAITFSKSADTQVVADSVKPNIVFIMVDDGRYDEYRVTGAPDWFVAPNIERIANEGLNFSRTYAPTPICGPSRASIYTGLYSHQHHTANNGDILVDSFTTIQQILKDQGYYTGFIGKYGNGFPPPMEFDYWVDIGDDEIYKNFWIKVNGSNVYVSGHITNYFNDYINHFMDSAALHSDKPFALFFFPLAPHTPNTPRSTDAGLYIGEEMPFPGNFYAYPSLYPEYYKEGGTVWVKDSAATKNFIEDRFACLIGVDDNVSKIMNRLDSAGITDSTFILFTSDNGYISGEHQMRAKAVPIDESIHVPLFVRYPTWFPDPGIVDNEIIELIDIPKTLLDVAGVNDTFNFQGYSLKQLVEPDTMRHFAYYEYEGSNPGDVFDVPDLRGIRGFDKAYFYSNCNCFSEEFYDFNLDPEQNQNLILNPDYYDEVQQYRAILAAMKLEKHDTLPYQINHCKLVGAYEIPDGIDNDCDGITDDSLEAFIRYYDFDNDGFGTLDSTTIVFGEIPGFVNNHLDCDDNNNLINPVAIEICDSIDNDCDGLIDDLDPDIFGLTTWYADIDADGFGDIATATTSCYSPDGYINIFGDCNDADSTITVGGIEICNGLDDNCDGLFDAADPTITGLTLYYADVDGDLFGDVNNTIAACEVPMGYTTDTTDCDDANLLINITGIEICNLFDDNCNGLTDDADPAVTGTSIWYADADADGYGILDSTTISCFLPAGYATLFGDCNDANAAIHPLLTDICDGLDNDCDILIDEDIIIPDVTASGPTTFCQGGMVILSATPIISGYNLQWFKNGVVIPGANGLTYNATATGNYKITYTAPAGCITESLIKTVSVNANPKPVVSNSCASNDLCVNNPVKLSVKNKVGSTFQWYKGATPLAGAITNKYNATTTGNYKCQQIDASGCIGTSKVFAVVNTCREGDLLDFSHAETVINLYPNPNNGVFTLSVSTDIVQAATAQIRITNIIGELIYEDETQLTDGAIEKEINITSGLASGIYIVVININQTQWFRQLVIE; from the coding sequence ATGAACAATATACACACTCAGGGTTTCAAACTTTTTTTCTTTTTACTTATAGCTATAACCTTCTCAAAATCTGCTGACACTCAGGTAGTTGCAGATTCTGTCAAACCTAATATCGTATTTATAATGGTCGACGACGGGCGATATGATGAATATCGGGTTACCGGTGCTCCCGACTGGTTTGTTGCTCCAAATATTGAACGTATAGCCAATGAAGGACTAAATTTTTCAAGAACTTACGCTCCAACACCCATTTGCGGACCAAGTCGGGCTTCAATTTATACCGGTTTATATAGTCATCAACACCACACGGCGAACAATGGTGATATTCTGGTAGATTCATTTACCACTATTCAACAGATACTTAAAGACCAGGGATATTATACCGGCTTTATCGGTAAATATGGTAATGGATTTCCACCTCCAATGGAGTTTGATTACTGGGTAGATATTGGTGATGATGAGATCTATAAAAACTTCTGGATTAAAGTAAATGGCTCAAACGTTTACGTAAGTGGTCACATTACGAATTATTTTAATGATTACATTAATCATTTTATGGATTCTGCCGCTCTGCATAGCGATAAACCATTTGCACTATTCTTTTTCCCGCTTGCGCCACATACACCTAATACACCGCGTTCAACCGATGCCGGTTTATATATCGGAGAAGAAATGCCTTTTCCGGGTAATTTTTACGCTTACCCTTCACTTTATCCAGAATATTATAAAGAAGGCGGCACCGTTTGGGTTAAAGATTCGGCAGCAACTAAAAATTTTATTGAAGACAGGTTTGCTTGTTTAATTGGGGTAGATGATAATGTGAGTAAAATTATGAACAGACTTGACTCTGCAGGCATTACCGATAGTACGTTCATTTTATTTACAAGCGATAACGGTTATATCAGTGGCGAACATCAAATGCGTGCTAAAGCCGTACCCATCGACGAATCGATACATGTTCCTTTATTTGTGCGTTATCCAACATGGTTCCCCGATCCCGGAATAGTGGATAATGAAATTATAGAACTCATTGATATCCCAAAAACATTATTGGATGTTGCCGGTGTTAACGATACATTTAATTTCCAGGGCTATTCACTCAAACAATTGGTTGAACCCGATACCATGCGCCATTTCGCATACTACGAATACGAAGGCAGTAATCCCGGTGATGTTTTTGATGTGCCCGATTTACGTGGTATTCGCGGTTTTGATAAAGCATATTTTTATTCAAATTGTAATTGTTTTTCAGAAGAATTTTACGACTTTAATCTTGACCCTGAACAAAATCAAAATTTAATCCTGAATCCCGATTATTATGATGAAGTGCAACAATATCGGGCAATTCTGGCGGCAATGAAACTGGAAAAACACGATACATTGCCTTATCAGATAAATCACTGCAAACTGGTGGGCGCTTACGAAATTCCTGATGGCATTGATAATGATTGTGATGGCATTACAGATGATTCTCTGGAAGCATTTATCAGATATTATGATTTTGATAACGATGGTTTTGGTACTTTAGATAGTACTACAATTGTTTTTGGCGAAATTCCCGGCTTCGTAAATAATCACCTCGATTGTGATGATAATAATAATTTGATAAACCCTGTTGCCATTGAAATTTGTGATAGTATTGATAATGATTGTGATGGCTTAATTGATGATTTAGATCCTGATATTTTTGGATTAACTACCTGGTATGCTGATATTGATGCAGATGGATTTGGTGATATTGCCACTGCAACAACTTCATGTTATAGTCCTGACGGGTATATTAATATATTTGGCGATTGTAATGATGCAGATTCAACTATTACAGTTGGCGGAATTGAAATTTGTAATGGGTTAGATGATAATTGCGACGGTTTATTTGATGCTGCAGACCCAACTATTACAGGATTAACCTTGTATTACGCTGATGTAGATGGCGATTTGTTTGGCGATGTAAATAATACCATTGCAGCATGCGAAGTTCCGATGGGTTATACTACTGATACTACCGATTGTGACGATGCAAATTTGCTTATCAATATAACAGGAATCGAAATTTGTAATCTTTTTGATGATAACTGTAATGGGTTAACCGATGATGCAGATCCTGCAGTTACAGGTACTTCAATTTGGTATGCTGATGCCGATGCCGATGGGTATGGTATATTAGATTCAACTACTATAAGTTGTTTTTTACCGGCCGGATATGCAACACTTTTTGGCGATTGTAATGATGCTAATGCTGCTATTCATCCGCTGTTAACCGACATTTGTGATGGATTAGATAATGACTGTGATATTTTAATTGATGAAGATATCATTATACCTGATGTTACAGCTTCAGGGCCAACAACTTTTTGTCAGGGTGGCATGGTTATACTTTCGGCAACACCAATTATTTCCGGTTATAATTTACAATGGTTTAAAAATGGCGTTGTAATTCCCGGCGCAAATGGACTTACCTATAATGCCACCGCTACAGGAAATTATAAAATTACCTATACTGCTCCCGCAGGATGTATCACTGAATCATTAATTAAAACTGTTTCAGTTAATGCAAATCCAAAACCGGTGGTTTCAAATTCATGTGCCTCAAACGATTTGTGTGTAAATAATCCGGTTAAACTAAGTGTAAAAAACAAAGTGGGCAGCACATTCCAGTGGTATAAAGGTGCAACGCCGCTGGCAGGTGCAATTACAAATAAATACAATGCAACAACAACAGGTAATTATAAATGTCAGCAAATTGATGCTAGCGGTTGTATTGGAACCTCAAAAGTGTTTGCTGTAGTTAACACATGCAGGGAAGGCGATTTGCTTGATTTTTCCCATGCTGAAACAGTAATTAATTTATACCCAAATCCGAATAATGGTGTATTTACTTTAAGTGTATCTACCGATATTGTGCAAGCAGCAACTGCGCAAATTCGAATCACAAATATAATTGGTGAACTAATTTATGAAGATGAAACGCAATTAACAGATGGTGCCATCGAAAAAGAAATTAATATTACTTCCGGTTTAGCATCAGGCATTTATATTGTCGTAATTAATATTAATCAAACACAATGGTTCAGACAACTCGTAATTGAATAA